Genomic segment of Atribacterota bacterium:
TTTTATAAGCCCTAATTCCTTCAAAAACACCACTTCCATAATGTAAAGCATGTGTTAATACATGTACCTTTGCCTTATCCCAATCTACAAATTTACCATCCATCCATATTTTGTCTGCTTTCATCTTATGCATACCTCCAAAATATTAATATTTTAAAATAGAATAAATTATTTTTCATATAATCTATGGTATATAAAATCTATATTTCTGGTAAAATATTTAACATCAAAACAGGATTTTATTTCATCTTTTGTTAGATATTGATTGATTAAATTGTTTTCTAATAATTTTTCTTTAAAACTTTCTTTATTATCCCATGATTCAAGAGCAAGACCTTGCACAATTTCATATGCTTTTTCTCTTGGTAATCCTTTCTGAGTTAATTTAATCATAATAATTTGCGAAAAAATAAGTCCACCGGTTAGATCTAAATTTTTTTGCATATTAATATCATTAATTTTAAGATTATCTAATACAAACAAGAACTTTTGTAGTATATAATCTAAAAGCATGGTGCTATCAGGTAAAATAATTCTTTCCACTGAAGAATTAGAAATATCACGTTCATTCCATAGATTATTATTTTCAAGAGCAGATAGAGCATAACCTCTTAGGATTCTC
This window contains:
- the purB gene encoding adenylosuccinate lyase; protein product: TIMIGRTHGVHAEPITLGLKFSLWYSEMRRNLKRMKMTKEEVIYGKISGAVGTFAHIEPEVEEIVCKKLGLRPAKISSQILQRDRYAHFVCVLAIIASSVEKFATEIRSLQRTEILELEEIFLTNQKGSSAMPHKKNPVICERICGLSRILRGYALSALENNNLWNERDISNSSVERIILPDSTMLLDYILQKFLFVLDNLKINDINMQKNLDLTGGLIFSQIIMIKLTQKGLPREKAYEIVQGLALESWDNKESFKEKLLENNLINQYLTKDEIKSCFDVKYFTRNIDFIYHRLYEK